From the genome of Stutzerimonas stutzeri, one region includes:
- a CDS encoding helicase HerA domain-containing protein — MSQILIGHDFWKARDGAKVPVLWREDQVSNHHVGVAGTSGAGKTHWIRKFVTSMPDDVEIDIFDYHGDIEIPGAKTVMFSESTRYGFNPLVLNTDPHYGGVRRAVNDVIEAINSTSRQLGGNQEGVLRHLLTDTYMLKGIFADNPRTWAKREASESELRELFEQRNWSGLREVYPAIGDVISFAKRKLKALWMGIEDKDTGRNALGAFDDYCKAMSGVNQLRMKLTRSGGNGNDEELQKLEKRMESSKAKALEAYTTFVNSMDTGREFEEAIKYNSKDVLLSVITRLENLSATGIFNPNPPPFGNARIRRYILKPLAQSEDELKMFVRFRMRAIIREMMQRGESGGRLRRMIVLDESKKFNDEDASNPINVVVNEMRKFGLSILLAGQSPAHFSQDFIKNAGTLLLLNLATSDWGDAARKLRIEEKDLKYLKPQQTGAVRMLEKGQSASFRQVSFQ, encoded by the coding sequence ATGTCCCAGATATTGATTGGCCACGATTTTTGGAAGGCACGAGATGGTGCCAAGGTTCCTGTTCTCTGGCGAGAGGATCAGGTCTCCAACCACCATGTTGGTGTGGCGGGAACATCCGGCGCGGGTAAAACCCACTGGATCAGAAAGTTCGTCACTTCCATGCCCGACGACGTGGAGATCGACATCTTCGACTACCACGGCGATATCGAGATCCCAGGCGCTAAAACGGTGATGTTCTCCGAGTCGACGCGGTACGGTTTCAATCCATTGGTGCTCAATACCGACCCTCACTACGGTGGAGTGCGGCGCGCGGTGAATGATGTTATTGAAGCGATCAACAGTACCTCGCGGCAGCTTGGCGGTAACCAGGAGGGTGTCTTGCGACACCTCCTGACAGACACCTATATGCTGAAAGGTATTTTTGCCGACAACCCCAGGACATGGGCGAAACGTGAAGCGTCGGAGAGCGAGTTGCGCGAGCTCTTTGAGCAGCGGAACTGGAGCGGCTTGCGAGAGGTTTACCCGGCCATTGGCGACGTCATCAGCTTCGCTAAACGAAAGCTGAAAGCATTGTGGATGGGCATTGAAGACAAGGACACAGGCCGAAATGCCCTGGGCGCATTCGACGACTATTGCAAGGCCATGAGTGGCGTGAATCAGCTTCGGATGAAGCTGACCCGATCCGGCGGCAACGGCAATGACGAAGAGCTGCAGAAGCTTGAGAAACGGATGGAAAGCTCGAAGGCGAAAGCGCTCGAGGCTTACACCACCTTCGTCAACAGCATGGACACCGGTCGGGAGTTTGAGGAGGCTATCAAGTACAACAGCAAGGATGTGCTGCTGAGCGTTATCACCAGGCTAGAGAACCTGAGCGCAACCGGGATCTTCAACCCAAACCCTCCGCCCTTCGGTAACGCGAGGATCCGCCGGTACATTCTAAAGCCCCTCGCCCAGTCAGAAGATGAACTCAAAATGTTCGTTCGCTTTCGCATGCGCGCCATCATTCGCGAAATGATGCAGCGCGGCGAAAGTGGCGGCCGGCTGCGCCGGATGATCGTCCTCGACGAGTCCAAGAAATTCAATGATGAAGACGCGAGCAACCCCATTAACGTGGTGGTGAACGAAATGCGGAAATTCGGCCTGTCGATCCTTCTGGCCGGTCAGTCGCCAGCACACTTCTCCCAAGACTTCATCAAAAACGCCGGCACGCTGCTGCTGCTGAACCTTGCTACTTCGGATTGGGGCGATGCGGCACGAAAACTGCGAATCGAAGAGAAGGATCTGAAGTATCTCAAGCCGCAACAGACCGGAGCAGTACGGATGCTTGAGAAAGGCCAGTCAGCTTCCTTCCGACAGGTCAGCTTTCAGTAG
- a CDS encoding helix-turn-helix domain-containing protein, giving the protein MSSNQESDHNKAFGRVLADLRRGVNLSQEKLGFEAEMDRSFISLLERGKRSPTLDTLVRLCQVLHVSLSQLTSLVEAKLEEMNAQEERHSR; this is encoded by the coding sequence GTGAGTTCCAACCAAGAGTCAGATCACAACAAAGCTTTCGGCCGAGTCCTTGCAGACCTTCGGCGTGGGGTGAATCTGTCACAAGAAAAGCTTGGATTTGAAGCCGAGATGGATCGATCGTTCATCAGCTTGCTTGAGCGTGGAAAGCGTTCGCCGACCCTAGACACTCTTGTCCGCCTTTGCCAGGTTCTTCACGTTTCTCTAAGCCAACTTACGAGCCTGGTCGAGGCAAAGTTGGAAGAGATGAATGCGCAAGAAGAACGTCACTCTCGCTGA